A genomic stretch from Lathyrus oleraceus cultivar Zhongwan6 chromosome 2, CAAS_Psat_ZW6_1.0, whole genome shotgun sequence includes:
- the LOC127123605 gene encoding uncharacterized protein LOC127123605 has protein sequence MDFSKAHKMRFGTYMLVKEAGDWWINTHQVLDAATEVVTWDVFRMEFMRKYFTKDVRGKKEIEFLELKQGSFSVTEYVARFVELANSTLITCDELGHRVSECKSDVKKCYKCEKSRHLGVDYKENMVTCYNYVEPGHINTRCSKPKQASTGGKVFALTGTQTSSDDRLIRGICYINNTPLIAIIDNGASHSFIIVVCVKRLGLVVSSMSGEMVIETPAKGLKDFGIDLICLPLENLDVILGMNWVDLNHVDINCYNKSVRFLTPNEEEGAGFLSTRELKELLEKEAWVFVLFVALSAKSQAVIDELQVVHDFPEVFPDDISDVPPES, from the exons ATGGATTTCTCTAAAGCACATAAGATGCGGTTCGGTACATATATGTTAGTTAAGGAGGCTGGTGACTGGTGGATCAACACTCATCAGGTGTTGGATGCTGCAACTGAAGTTGTAACTTGGGATGTGTTCCGCATGGAATTTATGAGGAAGTACTTTACTAAGGATGTTCGTGGGAAGAAGGAGATTGAGTTTCTGGAGCTGAAGCAGGGTAGTTTTTCGGTTACTGAGTATGTTGCCAGATTTGTGGAACTTGCTAATTCTACCCTCATTACA TGCGATGAGTTGGGTCATCGTGTCAGTGAATGCAAGAGTGATGTGAAGAAGTGTTACAAGTGCGAGAAGTCAAGACATCTAGGTGTTGATTATAAAGAGAATATGGTGACTTGCTACAATTATGTTGAACCAGGACATATCAACACCCGTTGCTCGAAGCCTAAGCAAGCTTCAACTGGAGGAAAGGTGTTCGCACTGACAGGGACTCAGACTTCCAGTGATGACAGGTTGATCCGAGGTATATGTTATATTAATAACACACCTTTGATTGCTATTATCGATAATGGTGCTTCTCATTCTTTTATTATTGTCGTATGTGTGAAAAGGCTAGGCCTTGTTGTGTCTTCTATGAGTGGAGAAATGGTTATCGAAACTCCTGCTAAGGGTTTG AAAGATTTTGGAATTGATCTCATTTGCTTGCCATTGGAGAATCTTGATGTTATCTTGGGGATGAACTGGGTGGACTTAAATCATGTCGATATCAATTGTTATAACAAGTCAGTGCGGTTTCTTACTCCTAATGAGGAGGAAGGAGCTGGTTTCTTGTCTACTAGAGAGTTGAAGGAGCTTTTGGAAAAGGAAGCTTGGGTGTTTGTGTTGTTCGTGGCGTTATCTGCTAAGAGTCAGGCGGTGATTGATGAATTGCAAGTAGTGCATGATTTTCCAGAGGTGTTTCCAGATGACATTTCAGATGTACCGCCAGAGAGTTAG
- the LOC127123606 gene encoding uncharacterized protein LOC127123606 — translation MSALELAELKKQLEDMLEKRFVRPSVSSWGAPVLFVKKKNGSMRFIEGFSKLEFQLTHLTCNGKLLVWDVHCENNFVELKKRLTTTLVLILSEPNESFVEYCGVLLMGLGGMLMQDGKVVAYASRQLRIHKRNYPTHHLELVMVVFMLKI, via the exons ATGTCTGCATTGGAGCTAGCAGAGTTAAAGAAACAATTAGAAGATATGCTAGAGAAGAGATTTGTGAGACCAAGTGTGTCGTCTTGGGGAGCTCCGGTGTTGTTTGTAAAGAAGAAAAACggtagcatgag atttattgaaggattttccAAGTTAGAATTTCAATTAACTCATTTGACCTGCAATGGTAAACTGCTTGTGTGGGACGTTCATTGTGAGAACAATTTTGTGGAGCtgaagaaaaggttgactacAACTCTGGTGTTGATTCTATCTGAACCAAATGAATCATTTGTGGAGTATTGTGGTGTGTTGTTGATGGGTTTAGGTGGTATGCTAATGCAAGATGGAaaggttgtggcttatgcttctCGACAACTGAGGATTCATAAGAGAAACTATCCTACTCATCATTTGGAGTTGGTTATGGTGGTGTTCATGTTGAAAATTTGA